GATGCAGGTTTCAACGCTCGTGTGCTTCTCCAGATTCTACCTGTTATACTCTTACTCCTCCTCAACTTCATACCTTCTTCACAACCCGTTTACTCGCTCTCCGCGACGTACCCTTACAATTACAAGTTCACTACGGAGAAGGGTGTTAATTACTACGTGAGGTCGTCCAAGTTCGAGCAGGAGTACCCACGTGACAGTCACGAGCGACAGAATGTGGAAGATGAAGTTGAGAGAGATTACGTCTCTATACTTAGTCAGAATTGTAGGTATGAGCTGCAGAGGAAGCAGTGGGGCTTTGTTCGTGAAACGCCTCACTGTGACATGATGAGGAAGTTCGAGACAGCAGCTTCTGCTTAAGAAACCACTGAAGGTACTTATAAGCATCTTCATGTCGATGCTTAAGAGTCACAGacagatatatgtttttttttttgctttggatTATGTTGCATTAGAACATAACATACGAATTCTTGGATCTTGTGTGATTATGTCTGAATTAAGATTTTGCTTTCgttataaaatatacttttgagaAAGGAAACATAATCTCGTTTTTAAGGTTTTCacaagttcaaagagattattAGAATTCAAAAGCTTCGAGCCACCTTCTCATACAAGTCTCGAGGCCAGTTCTGGTGTGTGTTGCTTGCAAGAAACCCAGCAATCTGCAAAAGAGACTCATATAATTAACatccatatcatgaaccctccTGATCACATATATGTTTGTGACATTTGTACCTTAGATCTCATGACCCGGATGGATCCATCACGGTCAGGTATGTTGTCCAGACAAGTCAAAACAACCTTTAGTAAATCAGGGACACAAGTCTTGAAGTAAGAGGACGCTCTCTGGAACTCGTCCGGGGTTGTGTCGGAGAGTCTAGGGTCGAGATGAAGGAACGGGAGTTTAGCTGCTTCCTTCAAGGCGTCTAGATGATTGCCTAGTCTGGCCAACTTGTGGATCGACAGTATTGCCTCAAGCTCTCGTATTATTGTTTCTTGTTCCATGACCCGTTCTCTTTCCTGGGGACTGGTGGTATGAGAGTTTTAGTGCAAGAACTTGACCAAGTTAATAAATGAGTTTATTAGAGTCTCGATTTACCAGACTTCAGGGTAGTATTTGTACGTGTCGAGAATCTCGTTTCCTGAGAGAACTAGTCCTGCTGTTCGGCTTTCACCATCTGACCTTCCACGGAGAAGAGAGCAGATGGCTTCAGATAGACACTTGTTTATTGTTTCCAATGCAGCCGCATAGGCACCAACTCTCTTCTGTATTTCTATAGACTGCATCAACAAATGGTTACGAGACTTGAGCACAGAACCAACATGTTTCAAGTAGTTATAGAGTATATGATCAAAAAAACTCAAAGGCTACTTACTTTCTCAAATAATCCAGCGTCTTGACATTGATTCGCAGCTTCGATCAAGAACTGCTGCCTCGATTTTGAATCAGGAAAAAATCTTCCAAGCTCGCCTTCTTCACCGGAACCTCTAGCACCAAGCAGAAAGTAAATACCACCTTCTCGTAACAGAATCTCAGTCAGTAGTTGCTTCAGCATCAAGTTCCTTTGCCTTTGCTGATCAACATTGCTTCTCCCGGACCAAACTAGTTGCCCTCCTCCTACTGCAATAGCAGCTTGTGCATAGTATTCCAGCGTCATTTGCATATCACCATGATGCAAATACATCGACCCGTACTGCCTTATCATGCTCGACGCCTCAGCATTTGCATCCATCACGCTAAGTTTGTGCCCAGTCCCAGATCCTTCAGAGAGAACGGAATGGTCCACTAGCGAAATCGCTATATGCACAGCGTCGATGTTATACCATTCATCTCCTGCTTCTTGAGACATGTGCATGATCGCCGGTAGTAATTGAATACTAAGAAGCAGAACATATGGGTATACCAGAGGGTCTTTGCCATTCTTAGTGTAATAAGCAGGCTCAAACTTATTAAGATAAGCCTGAAGGTCATCTAAACTGTAAGGAACTAGCCCATCGTTGAAGACCAGAGATGACGATCCACTAGCAACGTCACGTATGCATGATAATTTGAACCAGAGAAAATCTTCTATTGTGTTAAAGAGCGTCGAAAATTCCCTCAAGATGCGATCAATTTGCCTTCGGGAACCAGATATGATAGTGTAGAGTAGGAGCTTCTTCTTGTCATACGTTGTTTGGCCCAACCGATCACCCAACCTAAACAATTTCTCACATTCTTCAGAAGCAATAGCCGCGGTATTTGTAGTCACAGTACCGCCTGTGGTAATCCACTCTGTAAGCTGCGAAGAAGAGGTAAATCAAAAGCTCACTCCGGGCTTTAATGTAGGTTATTAAGACAAGAACATATACCAGCGGAGCAAACTGTTGTTGAGATGATCGAGATGATTGGGCAATTTCTCTAGCCTCATCATAATAGCCACTTCTCAAGCAAAAATATATCTGTAATCAAAGAGAGATATTAAATTAATCCATTGTGAAACAGCAGTGAAACGATTATGTAGTTCAACTTTAATTTCGAGAACAACGGTGAGAATTCAAAGCATGTGGGAAAATTATGCGACACCTGCTGCCAAGTAGTATCAACTGGAGGCTGTCGACGCGCATCACCTGAATCAAAATCCAAAATTCCATAGTCCCGTAGACGAATCTGCACAGTATTCAAAAACAGAATCAAGCAAACAAACAATCCAATGTAAATGATTGCTACGAAAGAACCATGTGTGCATATGCTTCGTGTTAAGCTCTACTAAGTCTGTCGCACTAACCCGAAGAAAGGCACGAACTCTTTGCAAATTTCCAACAGATCCACCAAGAGCAGCCTTGAACATAAAAAAGGGGATAGAAACATGTTATGATTATTAAAGAACTTGAACTCAGAGTGAAAGATCAGGGCAGCTTCTCAAAACGCATCCTTGAagtaaatgtttaaaatatgcaTTAAGACAAACGCAACATGGGGTAGCATGTATACAACAAGTAAAGACAAGATAGAAACAAGTACTGTACTTGTGTAGGATGACTTTGAATTGTATCCATTATATGTTTCTGATGCCCACATTCCAAGTGGCGTCTTGCACCTATCACGAGGGACATCCTCTTGGAAACACCCTTGTGTACTGCTGAATCTTCACCCGTCATGGCCTGTTTTTATAGATTGTTATAGGCATTGGAAGTGTAAAAACAGTCCTTATAGGTTGAAACATGAAACTTCTAATCAAAAGATACCTGAATAAGTTGCCATAGTTTCTGCACACTGACTGATTTCCCACGAGTCAAATCAATCCCGAGACTTTCATAAGCATCTTTGAACGACGTTGCAGGCTATACAAACGCATGAATGAGAAATTAGTAAGAAACAGAGCCAAACCAGAACAAAGTCAACTAGTTTACACTAATGCTACACAAAAGCAATCATCATCAAAAGGTGAAGCCCGTACAAAATTATTTCAAACCTAGCTGGACGTCTAAAGGCAATAAGGAAAAATGCATAATTTTCAGCTGCAATTATCAAACAAGACGTCATTTAAAATGCACACGAGGAGGTACGGAAAGACCATACTCTGAATGGCAAGCCTCGTTCTCTTGAAGAATTAAGTTTCTTCACAACCTCTGCATAGACATGTGCTTTCTTCTCATGAATGGGTTTGTTAGCCAGAGAGACAAGTTCTGTTCCAGTGTTTGATACTTGAGGACTCGAAGCCACAGGCACTAGTTGACCAGCATGAGTATCTCTGCTTGTATCGATCATCTTGGTCTTAGGTATCATTGAAAGTTTGCTACGACTTTGAAGGAAGTCACGTTTTTCTTTCCTACAGTCCTCCTGCCAGAAGATTTAACATTTGAGTATATGAGAACAGACATAAATTCGGAAAATATCTTTCTAATTTGCAATAAGCACTCAACTAGCTTCTAATGCTACGTCAAGAATTTCCAAGTTACAATCCAAATAATTTGTAGGGATGAAGAAAATAATCCCTCCGTTTCACCATTGCAGTCTAATGCTAATACCGTTAACCAATCATTGTGTGCAAATACATaatgagaagaaacaaaaagcaAAGAGGAAATATCCTACAACCATTAGACTATATTGATTGAAGGAAAAAGATACGACAGATAAAAGTAACATGgaaataaagtaaaaacaatTGGTACGTAGTCACAATACTGACCTCCAAAACTTTCAACATGTAATCATTAAAGCTTCGAACATTATCCTTTTGGGCCTCCTGTATAGCTGATACCATAGCCATTTCATGAACCTACACAAGAATAATTCATATAGAACGATCAGTTATCTCCAAAAGAATCTATCTGCGATCTAAAATAGGGTATATTCAAACAGTGAATACCTGTTGCAGGTACTCTTCAACACTTGTTGCCTCCGCAGGGAATACATCCTCGAATGTCGTCTTTTAACAATCCAAGAAACACAATTTATCAAAAGTAGAAGAGTGTGTAAATGCCTTGCAGATGAGTAAGCAACAATAAAAATAAGTCTTATACTGTAAAACCAATGGTACAAGGGATGTCGTATTACAACAACTGGTTATAAATCTGAGTTCTAGTATACTAAACAAGTATCTGATGATAAAAGCCAAAAAATACAACCAAAACACACATAACAATCGTTCAAGAACCCCACCAAAACACCAGAAAAGCATAAGCTAGGTGATAGACATGCTCACCTTCAACTCGAATGACCTTAGATCACGAGACAGTTGCTCTGCATTGATTCCCTCCCGTGCAAGTAGTCTGCTCCAtatccaataaaaataaataaaacacttaACAACAAAACCATCACTCAGTTGCAATAGCTAAGCTACATCTTCTCTCTTATGAAAGTTTTAACAAGGGAAGACCACAATTACTAAAACATCGCACCCTAATAGTCCTTAATCCCCAAATCGAGTCACAAATCTTAGACTCTCTCTAGCATTCAATCCGTTAGGTTTCAATGCACGAGCACAGATAGTACCTGGTGGCAGCAATAGACTGTGAAGGAGCCTCGCTTCTTAAGGTTTTAGCCTTGAGTTTCCTCGACAAAGCTTCCAATTGATCCAAATTCCTCTAAAAACAATATTGCGAATCAAGCTCGTTAAGAAAGCGATTGAACACACGGAGAATCAATCGAAAAGAGAAAAGAGTTTTTGGTGAACCTGAAGAGGAGGAAACTGAGACGAAGGAGCCGCTTGCTCGAGAAGCTTCGTCGAAGAGTGAAGAAGATCAGTCCATCCACTCATCTCTTGGTCGTTCGCCATTGATATTCGATTCGAGCTCTCCGGTAGGCGAAAGGGTTTTTTACTGATTTCAAACTCATTTGTTTCTCATAAACGCTAATACTATGCAGTCTAaatcggttcggttttggttcTATTTCTAATTATTCGGTACGGTACAAATATAGCTCAGATCAAAGAAaaccggttcggtttggtttggttccatTCCTAACTTATAAAACTCAAACCAAAGAAATGAGGAAAGTTTGACCccgagaaaaaaaacaaaagaaaggagGAAAGCACGTGACACGCACGAGCACGACAGAACTTGCACACCAACTGTTCGACGAATTTTCCCAGAGATTTTAATCTTATCATGGAGGAAAAAGACTGGGAAGCTTCCTCTTCAAGCGAAGAAGAAGCTGGTTTTGCACTGGATGATGACGAACAGTTTCATTCAGGACCCAAGTTACAATTCAGGTGGATtaaattcagaaattggtttctGGGTTTAACTGTCTAATCATTCTCTTTGTTTTCGTGGGTTTCTACATTGTAGAGTTGGATCTTCAAAGGCTCGTTGGGTTACAGAGTTAGCAATGGCTGAAGTTGAGGTTAAAAGAGGGAAGCTTTGGACAACAACTGGAGTCATCCGTAGTGGAAAGACATATTGCTTCATAGAAGAGGCTTTGTATGTGGCAAACATAGTGTTTTAGATCTGTTTTTACTCAGTCATCTGATGAAGTagtctttttttattattcttgtGACAGGTTTTTGAGTGAAATAGGAGAGTTGCAGATGTTAGGTAGTGAAGATGATGAAGTAATGATCCCATTGAAGAGCTTGTATGAGAAGATTGCAGAGGAAAAAAGCGGCTGCTGTTGGGAAAGCTACGAGGTTTATAGATACTTGAAGGGTTTAGGTTACATTATAAGACGCCATGGTGTTCCTTGGACGTCAAAGGATGCTGCCATTACTACACCAAGTGGTGAATGTTTTAAAGACAAGGATGATGTAACTAGACTCTTGGAAGATATGCAGTTATGTGATGCAAGAGCGGTTTTTGATGTGTATTTGCCAACCAGCCGGTTCAAGAAGTTTTCTCCGGGTGAACCGAGCTTTGTGGCTTGCTTCTCTGGGTAAGCTTTTGGTTTCCTTAGTTCTGGCTGTGAAAGCAAGTTTTTCACTAAACATCTTTACCCAACATACTTGTTTCTATTTATAGGGACTCTCCACCAAGCAAAGAAGATGTTAAGGTCCTGCAAAGCCGTGTAGCTACATCGTTAATGTTCTGTCATGTCGCTCAGGGCCGTGTGAGTTTCTTTTCCTTCAATTCCATAGACCTCCCTGTCTTACCATAAATGTAAACCAAGAAAACAAAATGGAATGATCTTGTATTCATAAGACAAAGTCACAAACAAACTGAGTTCACAAATTCACATACAGTACAACTTTATGTTTTTCTACAAGGCATTAGTAAGAAACTTATAAAGGgtacaaaaaaatagaaagacaaaAGCTGCCCTGAGTGAGATAGCATGTACGCTCGTAGATAAAGAAAGATCTATGGACTGTCAAGCTTTTTCAAGTCCTTGTATGTTTCTCTTATCGTGGTTTCTGTAACTCGGGTGGTTTGGCTTCTGTAATAACTGCAACTCATCAAGTGTTAATAAGTTATAGAAAGAAAAGACCTGTTCAAATTTTTGCTCATAGCCTGCTACGTAGATGGAATTTTGATTTCTTCTCATGTGAAACTCTAGCCACTGATTGATCATGCCCATTGTAAGCAAGACGTAGTCCTGTCCCAAGAATGGTGAGTTGATCCCCAAAATCCACAGCAACTTCTATTTGACCGCCCGTTTCTAAGTTGAAATCTTCATTTAAAAAGTGTCCTTGCCAGATGTGTCGTTCATGGTACATACGAATCTGATCTGTGGCTGGCTTGCGACTCCATACGGTTCCTTTGGTTTGATTCTTCAGTGTGATCTTTGGAGAATATTCAGACATCTGGTTGTTTTGCTGGCTCATATATGGTGTCCACACGGTAAACCCGACCGGATCAAGTTCCCGAGTTTCAGGCACCGTAAAAGAGATTGAATTGGTCTCATTCTTGAAGCTCACCCAGTCTGGAAGACTACACCCGGGGATAAATATTCCCCCATTGGCATTCACAGCCCAGCcctatataacaaaaaaaacaatcatataatCACAACCAATGACACTTTTAAAACAGTCCAAGTCTGCTAGATAATTTGATATCAAGACTCGAATCAATCCAACAGGTTAGGAAATAAAGAGAGATTCAAAGAAATACCTGCATGATTCTTTCTATATAAGTATGTGGAATGCGCTTGCACATTTCCATGTGGATGACTCCAACCCTTTTCAGTTTATCCAGACCCGGCGTCTCAACAAGGCTTAAACAATTTGTGAGGTACAACGCTTGTAACGCCACACATTCTGATAAATCTGGAGTTCTTTCCAACATGATGCAGTCGTTCGCATAGAAAGATCTCAACGTTTTTGGTAAACTAAACATGGATTGAAGTTCAAAGCAGCTATCCAATTTCAGGACCAGTAGACTCAAAAGACCAGCAAAATCCGTCTTCAGGTTACGAAAGTTGTTGCCTCGTAGATCAAGTTCCTCGAGACAAGACATGCTCCGAAGATTTACAGGAACCAACTCATCTGATAGACCACAGAAGCCTAAACTCAAAGTCTTCAGGCAGCCTAAACGGTTAAACGAAAATGGAAGAGATACAGCAGCTAGAGGGCTTTTGCCTTTCCATAATCCTTTGCAGCCATCAAGAGATAATTCTTCCAGGTTTTTCAGTTGATCACCCGAAGAGGGAAATAGCGATAGAGCGGTATAGTCAGCTTTAAGAACTCTCAAGGATTCCATTGCACCTAAAGCATCATCCAATCTCTCAAGTTTCGTGCAGCCTGAAAGAATTAGTGTTTCCAGTGCCTTCAATGTATAGAGTTCCGAAGGGAGGTCTCCGAGTTCAGTGCAACCTTTAAGATTTAAATGCACCAGCTTTTTGTGAAGAGTCCCTATCGACTTGTGAACCAGAACCAAACTTTTACAATTTACCAAGACCAGCTTCTCGAGGTTTGGGAGATAAGAGAAGTTTGGAGTCTCTGTGAGGTGGACAGAATGACTGAGATTGATGTGTTTTAGATGCTCAAGGAACTGCGGCTGCTACAGAAAGAACAGAATAAGCAAGAAAGAATAATCCACATAGAGTGAATAAGTTTCTAATATCAAAGGAAGTTTTACCTCTTGATTATCCCAAAGTCGTTTGAGGTTGCTGTACTGCATATCCATGACAACTAAATTTCTCAAATGTAAGTTTATTGGCACAGAGTCCCAAGGACACCCAAGCCAGTAAAGCCATCGTAAATCTTTAGGAAAATGTGCATAGCTTCCGCTGAGCGATACATTACTGAGTTGTAAAAGTTTCAGCCCTGGTAATTTTGAAAATGCTTTTACCTCCAAGATCTCAGTAGCCGGATCTTCGACCTTCAGGGTGAGACCTTTAGTTGCACCAGTTCCCTAATATTGAACAAGCAATTTTTATCAGTGAAATGTTATCTCAAGTCTCACATACAATTTTTCGGTGCGTAGGGATTTGTTCCTTACATTTACATAGTCGTTTGCCAAGACATAACGAGCATCATCAGGATCCCACAATCTACTCCATTTTCCACACTTGTTCCGCGAAATATCTCTTCCCATGTCTCGTAATAAATTATGCATCACTATCTTGTTATCCCGGACTGTAATGAGGCACCTCTCCTTTAGCACACTGAGTCCTATCTCAGGATATAGCTTGCATCCATCCAATATGCAACTTACATAGTCTTTCTCCATCCCGATGAAGAAGCAAGAAAGATCCAAGAATATATCTTTCTGCACTTGACTTAGCCCATCAAAGCTGATCTTAAGCTTTGCTTGAATGTTATCTTCGGGTATATTCTTCAGCCGTTGCAACGTGGTTTCCCACTCTGAAATGCTTCTCTTGAAGAGGGACGCACCCAAGACTTCCATAGCCAAGGGTAGTCCTCCACAGTATTCAACCAACTTTTCTGAGAGCTGTAGAAACGCTTCAGGAGGCTCACTTGCTCTGAAGGCATGCCAACTGAGGAGCTCAAGGGATTCACCATAATCAAGTTCTTTcggtgaatatatattttttgctcCGAGCTGCCATAACAAATGTGTGTTCCTGCTTGTAACGATGATCCTGCTTCCTGGACCAAAGCAGCTCAAATCTATTGCGACTGAATTAAGTTGCGTCAGGTCTTCAAGATCATCAATAACAACTAATACTCTTTTATTGCGGAATCTTTTTTCCATGGCGTCTTCCATGTTGAACAGTATGTCATCCCTTCTTGAGATATCAGAAAGAAGTTTTCGCTGAAGATGAACCTTCCCTTCAGGTTTCTTGCAGCAATCTCCAAAGTTTTCTAGGAAACTTGTTCCTTCAAAACGATCTGAGAATTTATTAAATGCAGCCTTGGCCAGCGTTGTTTTACCAATCCCACCCATTCCGCTGATCCCAATGACTTGAACATCATCCGAACCAAAGCACATTAGCTCATTCATACGGTGTAAACGTGATCGAACCCCAACGGCATATGTTGGTAAAGGCAAGTATGAAACAGACAACATTTTCCCAACTTCTTTAGTTACATCGTCGATCAACTTTGCTTCATCCCTGCATAACGCATATCCTTCTTAcatgttaaaaatattgtaacattttagCCCCAATTAACTTTGGTTCAATGTTTGACAAAATTATATATGCAAACAGGTGAGAAGAAAGAAGTGACCTGTAGTTTCCCGTGACAAAACCAGACAGGTTTGCAACTTGTGTTAAAGCTTCCTTCCATTTCTGCAACTTGCTCCCTGGGTGACGGCTTTTGTGTTTCTCAAAGGGTTCACCAAATGATCCTTTTTGTCTGCGTACATCGGATGGGTCAACCTTGTAGAAAACTGGGACTACCATATGTCCGGCATCCTTTTTGCTGCATTCAAAAATTTCCGCAAGTTCATCCAAGCACCAAGATGAATGAGCATACGTCTTGGATAAAAGGACAAGGTGAACTTTGGAGGTTTTAATTGCCTTCGAGAGCTCTGTGTTGATCTTTTCTGCTGCTTTTAGTGCATCATCGTCCTTGAATATGTGTATCCCATTACTTTTGAAAGCCTTCTCCAAATGGCTTACAAAATTATCTCGAAGTTCCCCACGGAAATTGATAAACACATCGTGGCTCCATCGCTCCCGATCTCGTTTCCTGCCTTCACCCATACCTAGCAAATAGATCTGGGAAAATTATATGATATATGTTATAAAGAGCGTATTGGTTCACACAACAAACATGCATGGGGAGTGTCATcggttaaaaacataaaagggCAAATCAAATCTG
The window above is part of the Brassica napus cultivar Da-Ae chromosome C8, Da-Ae, whole genome shotgun sequence genome. Proteins encoded here:
- the LOC106416091 gene encoding disease resistance protein RPV1-like isoform X1, translated to MGEGRKRDRERWSHDVFINFRGELRDNFVSHLEKAFKSNGIHIFKDDDALKAAEKINTELSKAIKTSKVHLVLLSKTYAHSSWCLDELAEIFECSKKDAGHMVVPVFYKVDPSDVRRQKGSFGEPFEKHKSRHPGSKLQKWKEALTQVANLSGFVTGNYRDEAKLIDDVTKEVGKMLSVSYLPLPTYAVGVRSRLHRMNELMCFGSDDVQVIGISGMGGIGKTTLAKAAFNKFSDRFEGTSFLENFGDCCKKPEGKVHLQRKLLSDISRRDDILFNMEDAMEKRFRNKRVLVVIDDLEDLTQLNSVAIDLSCFGPGSRIIVTSRNTHLLWQLGAKNIYSPKELDYGESLELLSWHAFRASEPPEAFLQLSEKLVEYCGGLPLAMEVLGASLFKRSISEWETTLQRLKNIPEDNIQAKLKISFDGLSQVQKDIFLDLSCFFIGMEKDYVSCILDGCKLYPEIGLSVLKERCLITVRDNKIVMHNLLRDMGRDISRNKCGKWSRLWDPDDARYVLANDYVNGTGATKGLTLKVEDPATEILEVKAFSKLPGLKLLQLSNVSLSGSYAHFPKDLRWLYWLGCPWDSVPINLHLRNLVVMDMQYSNLKRLWDNQEQPQFLEHLKHINLSHSVHLTETPNFSYLPNLEKLVLVNCKSLVLVHKSIGTLHKKLVHLNLKGCTELGDLPSELYTLKALETLILSGCTKLERLDDALGAMESLRVLKADYTALSLFPSSGDQLKNLEELSLDGCKGLWKGKSPLAAVSLPFSFNRLGCLKTLSLGFCGLSDELVPVNLRSMSCLEELDLRGNNFRNLKTDFAGLLSLLVLKLDSCFELQSMFSLPKTLRSFYANDCIMLERTPDLSECVALQALYLTNCLSLVETPGLDKLKRVGVIHMEMCKRIPHTYIERIMQGWAVNANGGIFIPGCSLPDWVSFKNETNSISFTVPETRELDPVGFTVWTPYMSQQNNQMSEYSPKITLKNQTKGTVWSRKPATDQIRMYHERHIWQGHFLNEDFNLETGGQIEVAVDFGDQLTILGTGLRLAYNGHDQSVARVSHEKKSKFHLRSRL
- the LOC106416091 gene encoding disease resistance protein RPV1-like isoform X2, with the protein product MGEGRKRDRERWSHDVFINFRGELRDNFVSHLEKAFKSNGIHIFKDDDALKAAEKINTELSKAIKTSKVHLVLLSKTYAHSSWCLDELAEIFECSKKDAGHMVVPVFYKVDPSDVRRQKGSFGEPFEKHKSRHPGSKLQKWKEALTQVANLSGFVTGNYRDEAKLIDDVTKEVGKMLSVSYLPLPTYAVGVRSRLHRMNELMCFGSDDVQVIGISGMGGIGKTTLAKAAFNKFSDRFEGTSFLENFGDCCKKPEGKVHLQRKLLSDISRRDDILFNMEDAMEKRFRNKRVLVVIDDLEDLTQLNSVAIDLSCFGPGSRIIVTSRNTHLLWQLGAKNIYSPKELDYGESLELLSWHAFRASEPPEAFLQLSEKLVEYCGGLPLAMEVLGASLFKRSISEWETTLQRLKNIPEDNIQAKLKISFDGLSQVQKDIFLDLSCFFIGMEKDYVSCILDGCKLYPEIGLSVLKERCLITVRDNKIVMHNLLRDMGRDISRNKCGKWSRLWDPDDARYVLANDYVNGTGATKGLTLKVEDPATEILEVKAFSKLPGLKLLQLSNVSLSGSYAHFPKDLRWLYWLGCPWDSVPINLHLRNLVVMDMQYSNLKRLWDNQEPQFLEHLKHINLSHSVHLTETPNFSYLPNLEKLVLVNCKSLVLVHKSIGTLHKKLVHLNLKGCTELGDLPSELYTLKALETLILSGCTKLERLDDALGAMESLRVLKADYTALSLFPSSGDQLKNLEELSLDGCKGLWKGKSPLAAVSLPFSFNRLGCLKTLSLGFCGLSDELVPVNLRSMSCLEELDLRGNNFRNLKTDFAGLLSLLVLKLDSCFELQSMFSLPKTLRSFYANDCIMLERTPDLSECVALQALYLTNCLSLVETPGLDKLKRVGVIHMEMCKRIPHTYIERIMQGWAVNANGGIFIPGCSLPDWVSFKNETNSISFTVPETRELDPVGFTVWTPYMSQQNNQMSEYSPKITLKNQTKGTVWSRKPATDQIRMYHERHIWQGHFLNEDFNLETGGQIEVAVDFGDQLTILGTGLRLAYNGHDQSVARVSHEKKSKFHLRSRL
- the LOC106416090 gene encoding uncharacterized protein LOC106416090, whose protein sequence is MEEKDWEASSSSEEEAGFALDDDEQFHSGPKLQFRVGSSKARWVTELAMAEVEVKRGKLWTTTGVIRSGKTYCFIEEALFLSEIGELQMLGSEDDEVMIPLKSLYEKIAEEKSGCCWESYEVYRYLKGLGYIIRRHGVPWTSKDAAITTPSGECFKDKDDVTRLLEDMQLCDARAVFDVYLPTSRFKKFSPGEPSFVACFSGDSPPSKEDVKVLQSRVATSLMFCHVAQGRVSFFSFNSIDLPVLP
- the LOC106415407 gene encoding nuclear pore complex protein NUP93B-like; amino-acid sequence: MANDQEMSGWTDLLHSSTKLLEQAAPSSQFPPLQRNLDQLEALSRKLKAKTLRSEAPSQSIAATRLLAREGINAEQLSRDLRSFELKTTFEDVFPAEATSVEEYLQQVHEMAMVSAIQEAQKDNVRSFNDYMLKVLEEDCRKEKRDFLQSRSKLSMIPKTKMIDTSRDTHAGQLVPVASSPQVSNTGTELVSLANKPIHEKKAHVYAEVVKKLNSSRERGLPFRPATSFKDAYESLGIDLTRGKSVSVQKLWQLIQAMTGEDSAVHKGVSKRMSLVIGARRHLECGHQKHIMDTIQSHPTQAALGGSVGNLQRVRAFLRIRLRDYGILDFDSGDARRQPPVDTTWQQIYFCLRSGYYDEAREIAQSSRSSQQQFAPLLTEWITTGGTVTTNTAAIASEECEKLFRLGDRLGQTTYDKKKLLLYTIISGSRRQIDRILREFSTLFNTIEDFLWFKLSCIRDVASGSSSLVFNDGLVPYSLDDLQAYLNKFEPAYYTKNGKDPLVYPYVLLLSIQLLPAIMHMSQEAGDEWYNIDAVHIAISLVDHSVLSEGSGTGHKLSVMDANAEASSMIRQYGSMYLHHGDMQMTLEYYAQAAIAVGGGQLVWSGRSNVDQQRQRNLMLKQLLTEILLREGGIYFLLGARGSGEEGELGRFFPDSKSRQQFLIEAANQCQDAGLFEKSIEIQKRVGAYAAALETINKCLSEAICSLLRGRSDGESRTAGLVLSGNEILDTYKYYPEVCPQERERVMEQETIIRELEAILSIHKLARLGNHLDALKEAAKLPFLHLDPRLSDTTPDEFQRASSYFKTCVPDLLKVVLTCLDNIPDRDGSIRVMRSKIAGFLASNTHQNWPRDLYEKVARSF